A single window of Salvia splendens isolate huo1 chromosome 6, SspV2, whole genome shotgun sequence DNA harbors:
- the LOC121809048 gene encoding uncharacterized protein LOC121809048 — protein MPVIINSQLTQGQEDRLLEVLKRNQKAIGWKLTDLVGISLGLCMHHIRLEEGAKPHRDQQRKLNPNMREEVLKEIVKLVSIGSIYSIPDSNCVSPVHMVPKKGGIQVVKNEKNELITTRPVTGWRMCIDYKNLNQATKKDHFPLSFIDQMLEKLAGKQYFSFLDGYSGCFQIAVNPDDQEKTTFTFPFGTYSYRRMPFGLLSSRRIEVDPAKVAVIAKLTYPTNQKDIRAFLGNAGFYRRFIKDFAKIAQPLTKLLQNDVEFEFSDTCKAAFQFLKNRLISSPRIRAPNWIHPFEVMCDASDYVVGQC, from the exons ATGCCCGTTATTATCAACAGCCAGTTGACCCAGGGGCAGGAAGATAGATTGCTGGAAGTATTGAAAAGAAATCAGAAGGCGATCGGATGGAAACTGACGGATTTGGTGGGCATCAGCCTAGGCTTGTGTATGCACCACATCCGATTGGAAGAAGGAGCCAAGCCACATCGCGACCAACAACGAAAACTCAACcctaacatgagggaagaggtgctgaAGGAAATTGTTAAGTTGGTCTCGATTGGAAGTATCTATTCCATCCCGGACAGTAACTGTGTCAGTCCAGTGCACATGGTGCCGAAGAAAGGAGGAATCCAAGTcgtgaaaaatgaaaagaacGAATTGATCACGACAAGgccagttactgggtggagaatgtgcatagattacAAAAATCTGAACCAAGCCacgaagaaggatcacttccctctgtcgttcattgatcaaatgttgGAGAAGTTGGCAGGGAAGCAGTACTTCAGCTTCCTGGATGGTTATAGTGGCTGTTTCCAGATCGCTGTGAATCCAGACGACCAGGAGAAAACAACATTCACCTTCCCCTTTGGCACATATTCTTACAGAAGGATGCCCTTTGGCCTCT TGTCGAGCAGGAGAATCGAGGTCGACCCAGCAAAGGTAGCGGTCATTGCAAAACTCACATATCCTACCAACCAGAAGGACATCAGAGCCTTTTTGGGGAACGCTGGGTTCtacagaagattcatcaaagattTCGCAAAGATAGCCCAGCCTCTGACGAAACTTCTCCAGAATGATGTAGAGTTTGAATTCTCAGATACCTGCAAGGCCGCATTCCAATTTCTGAAGAACCGATTGATAAGCTCTCCGAGAATACGTGCCCCTAACTGGATtcacccctttgaggtgatgtgtgatgctagTGACTATGTTGTGGGGCAGTGTTAG
- the LOC121809822 gene encoding probable 2-oxoglutarate-dependent dioxygenase At3g50210 has protein sequence MATDFRSIPLIDIGPLVEKWDDPNPTRDQSVAQVVQNLDKACREAGFFYVTGHGIPDSMVKEIRSISRQFFDLPYDEKLKIKLSPTTGYRGYQRVGVNVTKGVLDKHEAIDCYKEVKPGMYGSLGEVMEGCNQWPNDPPGFKDLMEDYVNRCTDLSRKILRGIALALGGPLDMFEGNIAGDPFWVVRIIGYPAINSRKIPDAINDIGCGEHTDYGLLTLVNQDDDITALQVRNIDGEWIPAPPVPGSFVCNIGDMLKILTNGIYESTVHRVTNNSAKYRVCVAYFYETNYDAAVEPLEICVDRSGGAKKIDGAVVYGKHLVSKVLNNFVF, from the exons ATGGCTACGGACTTCAGATCCATCCCCTTGATTG ATATTGGTCCATTAGTGGAGAAATGGGACGATCCCAACCCAACCCGAGATCAAAGTGTAGCCCAAGTTGTTCAAAACTTGGACAAAGCTTGCAGAGAAGCTGGCTTCTTTTACGTG ACGGGCCATGGCATTCCGGATTCTATGGTGAAAGAAATTAGAAGCATATCTCGCCAGTTTTTCGATTTACCATATGATGAGAAGCTCAAAATAAAACTATCTCCGACAACCGGATACAG GGGATATCAACGGGTCGGAGTGAACGTTACCAAAGGTGTACTCGATAAGCACGAAGCTATTGAT TGCTACAAAGAGGTGAAACCTGGAATGTATGGAAGCCTTGGTGAAGTTATGGAAGGATGTAATCAGTG GCCAAATGATCCTCCTGGTTTTAAAGATTTAATGGAGGATTATGTCAACCGTTGCACAG ATTTGTCTAGAAAGATATTAAGGGGAATAGCTCTAGCATTGGGTGGACCTTTGGATATGTTTGAAGGTAATATAGCAGGAGATCCGTTTTGGGTGGTTCGCATTATTGGATATCCCGCTATCAACAGTAGGAAAATACCCGATGCCATAAATGATATTGGATG TGGAGAACACACTGACTACG GTTTACTAACATTGGTTAATCAAGACGACGATATAACTGCACTGCAA GTAAGAAACATTGACGGAGAGTGGATACCAGCTCCACCTGTTCCAGGCTCATTTGTTTGCAATATAGGCGACATGCTGAAG ATCTTGACAAATGGGATATACGAATCAACTGTGCATCGGGTGACGAACAATTCTGCGAAATATCGTGTTTGTGTCGCATACTTCTATGAG ACAAACTACGATGCTGCTGTAGAGCCACTTGAGATATGCGTGGACAGGAGTGGTGGCGCGAAGAAGATTGATGGAGCTGTTGTTTATGGGAAGCATTTGGTTAGTAAAGTGCTCAACAATTTCGTGTTCTAG